GTGGATGCGATCGACCCTTAAGCGGTGTCCGCTCTTTCGCGGACTTTCGGACGACCGCTTTGATCAAATCTCCGGATTGCTCTCTGTCGGTGTGCGCTCTTTCCATGCCGGTTCTCAGGTGGCCTTTCGAGGAGATGCCTATGAAGATCTATTGATTATTCTCTCGGGTTATCTCAACGGTGAGTTCCGTGACTATTCGGGAAAGGTCCTGAAGGTCGAAACGCTCCATGCGCCTGATACCGTAGCGTCGGCGGTGCTTTTTGCTCCCGAGAACGTCCTGCCGGTGGATCTTGTTGCGGTCAGCGATGTGGATCTTATATCGCTTTCCCGCAGAGTGGTCCTTACCCTGTTCCATGAGGAGGAACAGATCCTTCTGAATTATCTTTCCGACAACGGCCAGAAACTGACCCTTCTTGCCGAGAAGCTGCGATTCATTCAGTTTTCAACCATAAAGGAAAAGATTGCAAACTATCTTCTCGATCTGTCGAAGCGCCAGGATACGGAGACTCCCGAGCTTCGGATTACGAAAGAGAAGCTTGCCGAGGTGTTCGGTGTAACCAGGCCCTCTCTTTCCCGGGGATTCCAGCAGCTTTGTGATGCCGGTGTTATCTGCCAGGAAGGAAGCCATATCCGCCTTTTACAAAGGCGTGAGCTTGAATTTCTTGTACACAAAGAGGAAAAGCAACGATGAACAACAGTGAAAACAACCATCCCCTGCGAAGAACCCGGGCAGAAGTGGACCTCGATCTTCTTTCGAAAAATATTCGTACCCTCTGGAACCGTTCCGGTTGTGAGGGCTATCTTCTCCTTTTGAAAGCCAACGCCTATGGCCACGGCTCCATCGCCTGCGCGAAGATGGCGGAAGAACTTGGTGTCACCTTCGGCGGTGTGGCCGCCTATCAGGAGGTGCGTTTCCTGAGAAGTGCGGGGGTCCGGCTTCCTCTTTTATTGCTTGAAGATCTTTTCGATGATGAAATCGCTCCGGCCTTTGATGCAGGGGTGAGCTTTTCCGTTTCTTCCCTTGCATATGCCGAAAAGGTGGCGAGGGTTGCAGAAAAGGCGGGAAAGGTCGGAAAGATCCACCTCAATGTGGATACGGGCATGGGACGGCTCGGCTGTTTTCCCGATGAGTTGATGAAGGTTGCCGAGTACGTACATCATAGCCGGTGGCTCGCTCTGGAGGGGCTTTTTTCCCACTTTCCCTCCTCTGATGAGGGGGACCTTACCGTTCCGACGGCACAGATAGAGCTGTTTTCGCGTCTCGACAGAGAACTTGAGGGCGCAGGTATCAGGCCGAAATGGCGACACTTTGCCAACAGCGGTGCTGTTATCGATTTCCCCGCGGCATCCTCCTTTGATATGATCCGGCCCGGTGTCTCGTCCTTCGGCATCTATCCCAGCAAAGAAGTTGCCCACGATGTGGGGCTGTTTCGGGTCTTGTCGCTCAAAAGTGCGATCTTGTCCATACGGACCTTCCCGAAGGGAGCGAAGATCGGCTACGGTTCGACCTTTGTCACCGAACGGGAAAGCCGTATCGCCGTTGTTCCCATCGGTTATGGTGACGGCTACGTCAGGGCTTTTTCGAACAATAGCGATGTTCTTGTTCATGGGCGTCGGGTTCCCGTGGTCGGTCGAATTTCCATGGATATGATTACCGTTGATCTTACGGAGCTTCCTGAATCGGTCGGTACTGGGGATGAAGCAGTCTTGGTGGGAGCGCAGGCCTGGGAGGATAGAAGCGGTGAGATCGATGCCGAAGACCTTGCTGCGCGGATCGGGACAATCAGCTACGAGGTGACTTGTCTCCTCACCGCCAGGGTGCCTCGCGTCTTTTTCAGGGGAGGCAAGGCCGTGGCGGTGCAGGAGATGTCGGAACACTTTTACCGGGAGTACTAAGCCTCTATCCCGTTCAGCCTCTCGAATACTTTATACAGCCCCTGGGTTCCCAGTTCATCGTAACCGCATGCCGAGGCCGCAAGGTAGAATTGATGGGCGAGGCTCAGCCCCGGGAGGGAGAGCTTCATCCTTTTCGCCTCTTGAAGGGCAATTCCCAGATCTTTGATAAAGTGCTTGATGAAAAAACCGGGATCAAAATTACCCTTTGCGATGCGTCGGCCGAGGTTGTTGATCGACCATGATCCTGCGGCTCCCTTGCCGATAACGTCGATGACCTCGTTCATATCCATGCCCGCACGCCAGGCGTAGAGCAGGGACTCGACGGTACCGATCATCGTGGTGGCGATGAGTATCTGATTGCTCATTTTGGTATGCTGCCCTTTTCCAGGGCCGCCCATACGGGCGATGTTTTCTCCCAGCACCTCAAAGTAGGGGAGGAGCTTTTCAAAGGCTTCCTTTTCGCCCCCGACCATGATGGCGAGCTTACCGTCCCTGGCCCCGATATCGCCACCGGAAACGGGGGCATCCAGCACTGCTATCCCGCGTTTCTTCCCTTCGTCGGCAAGCCGCTCGGCGAGCGATGGCTCTGATGTGGTCATGTCCACTGCAATGCTGCCTTGCTTCGCGTCGGCAAAGATACCCTTTTCTCCAAGGTAGACCTCCTCAACATCGGCCGGATAACCGACGATGGAGAAGGTGATTTCCGATTCGGCGGCAACGGCGGCAGGGGTTTCGGCCCAATGTGCGCCTGCTTCCAGGAGTTCCCTGGCTCGCTCTTTTGTACGGTTATAAACGGTGAGGCTGTGCCCCGCCTCTATCAGGTTGGCACACATATTCTTACCCATTACTCCGGTGCCGATCCATCCAAGTTTTGCCATGTACTCCTCCTTCTTTTCCCTCTATCTACCATACGCCCCGCGGCCTCCATATTCAAGGGGGTATCGTACCAGGAGACATTGCGGGTGAGGAACATGATGAGGGCAAGGGCGATAAAGAGGCCTATGGAACCGAGGAGGAGAGCATAGTCCTCCGATGTCAGGACCACCATGAGATATACATAGGCGATGACGATAATCCCGCCAAGGGTGATCCCTGATTTTTTGCTGCCGAGCACCGCCGATGCATAGGCGGCAATAAGAAGAGAGCCACCCGAAGCCGCAAGCATATATGCCGTGAAAAAGGGGATATGTTCGGAGAGGCTCAAAAGGAGAAGATAAAAGACGATATCCGCACAACCGGTAAGAAGATACTGCACGGGATGAACGGCTTCCCCCTTTACTGCTTCAAACACGAAAAAGGCAGCGAAGGGCACAATGAGAAAGAGCCAGGCATATTTTACCGATCGTTCGTTCTTGGGATACGGATCATCCGGGTTGAGAAATTTGACGCCGAAGCCCTCAACGTCTATCTCTTCCGAGCGCAGATCGGAGATGAAGCCAAAGTGCGGCAGGTTTCTGCTTAGGTGGCTGATGCTCCACAAGGCGGAGAATCCCGGTTCAGCATCCCCTCCGTCGTGTCGGATCGGCAAGGCTGATCCGAAAAAACTGGGATTCTCCCAGTCCGAATGCATAGCCACCTCGGTTTGCCGGGCAACGGGGAGGATGCTGATGCTCTGGCCTCCTCCCATGCGAAGCCTGAAACGGTAGGGCATGGAACCCTTCAGAGCTTTGGCTGTGAGCCCTACCGGGGACGTAATCCTGTTTCCCCGGAGAACGATATCGGTACCCATCGGCTCCAATGTCAGTGTGGAATCTCCGAACATGGCTTCATCGATTGCCCTGATACCGCCAAGCTCTCCCAGGCTCAGGCCGATGCGGATTCCTTCCTCGTCGATGGTGTAACCGGAAAGTCGTTCGCTCAGCTCCTCCAGTCGAAAGCTTCCTTCCAGCACGATCGATGCATTGTATACCGGAACAGAGAAAATACCCCGGCTGCGTCTCTCTGTTTCCGCATCGATATCCACATTCAGGCTGTCAGGGAAAAAGAGGGCGGTGCGCTCGATCTTCTGCTGAATAGGTTTTCCTTCTACGCTCCGTATCTCTTCGAACCGGTAGACGGGGATCAGGAGATACGGCCCGCTTATGGTGCTCCTTCCTCCCCAGGAATCGATCACTTCCTCCGTTGCTTCCCGGCTGCGGGATTCACGTTCCCTGACGATTTGCCGGACCATTCTCAAGGGAATGGCAAAAAGTATGAGGAGAATAAGAATGACAATCAACTTTACTCCGTATTTTCCAGCTTTCATCTTTTCATACTCCTTTCGTATAGTGTTGTACTTGGAAGGATTTTCGGGGAT
This Sediminispirochaeta bajacaliforniensis DSM 16054 DNA region includes the following protein-coding sequences:
- a CDS encoding NAD(P)-dependent oxidoreductase; amino-acid sequence: MAKLGWIGTGVMGKNMCANLIEAGHSLTVYNRTKERARELLEAGAHWAETPAAVAAESEITFSIVGYPADVEEVYLGEKGIFADAKQGSIAVDMTTSEPSLAERLADEGKKRGIAVLDAPVSGGDIGARDGKLAIMVGGEKEAFEKLLPYFEVLGENIARMGGPGKGQHTKMSNQILIATTMIGTVESLLYAWRAGMDMNEVIDVIGKGAAGSWSINNLGRRIAKGNFDPGFFIKHFIKDLGIALQEAKRMKLSLPGLSLAHQFYLAASACGYDELGTQGLYKVFERLNGIEA
- the alr gene encoding alanine racemase; the protein is MNNSENNHPLRRTRAEVDLDLLSKNIRTLWNRSGCEGYLLLLKANAYGHGSIACAKMAEELGVTFGGVAAYQEVRFLRSAGVRLPLLLLEDLFDDEIAPAFDAGVSFSVSSLAYAEKVARVAEKAGKVGKIHLNVDTGMGRLGCFPDELMKVAEYVHHSRWLALEGLFSHFPSSDEGDLTVPTAQIELFSRLDRELEGAGIRPKWRHFANSGAVIDFPAASSFDMIRPGVSSFGIYPSKEVAHDVGLFRVLSLKSAILSIRTFPKGAKIGYGSTFVTERESRIAVVPIGYGDGYVRAFSNNSDVLVHGRRVPVVGRISMDMITVDLTELPESVGTGDEAVLVGAQAWEDRSGEIDAEDLAARIGTISYEVTCLLTARVPRVFFRGGKAVAVQEMSEHFYREY
- the creD gene encoding cell envelope integrity protein CreD codes for the protein MKAGKYGVKLIVILILLILFAIPLRMVRQIVRERESRSREATEEVIDSWGGRSTISGPYLLIPVYRFEEIRSVEGKPIQQKIERTALFFPDSLNVDIDAETERRSRGIFSVPVYNASIVLEGSFRLEELSERLSGYTIDEEGIRIGLSLGELGGIRAIDEAMFGDSTLTLEPMGTDIVLRGNRITSPVGLTAKALKGSMPYRFRLRMGGGQSISILPVARQTEVAMHSDWENPSFFGSALPIRHDGGDAEPGFSALWSISHLSRNLPHFGFISDLRSEEIDVEGFGVKFLNPDDPYPKNERSVKYAWLFLIVPFAAFFVFEAVKGEAVHPVQYLLTGCADIVFYLLLLSLSEHIPFFTAYMLAASGGSLLIAAYASAVLGSKKSGITLGGIIVIAYVYLMVVLTSEDYALLLGSIGLFIALALIMFLTRNVSWYDTPLNMEAAGRMVDRGKRRRSTWQNLDGSAPE
- a CDS encoding Crp/Fnr family transcriptional regulator translates to MVRISVVGYSVVMEAWMRSTLKRCPLFRGLSDDRFDQISGLLSVGVRSFHAGSQVAFRGDAYEDLLIILSGYLNGEFRDYSGKVLKVETLHAPDTVASAVLFAPENVLPVDLVAVSDVDLISLSRRVVLTLFHEEEQILLNYLSDNGQKLTLLAEKLRFIQFSTIKEKIANYLLDLSKRQDTETPELRITKEKLAEVFGVTRPSLSRGFQQLCDAGVICQEGSHIRLLQRRELEFLVHKEEKQR